A segment of the Thermocrinis sp. genome:
CCCCTCTTCTAAGGTTTTTTCCCCTACCTTTAGTCCCTCTTGGTCCGCAATCAAAAGAAGGCTTCCTTCCAGCCTTTCCTCCGAGCCTTCCCTCAAAAGAACTGCACCGTTATTTGCCTTAACTATAAGGTTGGCTTTCCTTAAACTTTCTCCAGTTTCCTTTGCAGCATGCAGCAGATCCTCCCTACCTTCTGGAACGTAAACATAAGATAGCTCCCCATCCTTTTTACCCACTACGAACTCTATACCCTCTCCTATCAAAACCACGAGCTTTGTTTTTTGGTCTTTTACTACCTTTAGCGTGACCTCTAACCCTTGTGTGTATAAAATCTGAAGGTTAGTTTCTTTTTCCTTTTTCTGAAGGTATCCAAGCACTGCCTGCACTGCCTTTTCCTTTATCCTTGGGTCCGAAACTTTGACAAACCACTGGGCAGATACCATAGGCTCAAGGACAGTTTTACATCTGTAGCACTTTCCTACGCTGTGTCTGTGGTTTTCCACCTTTTCAAGAAGACCAAGCTCTTCTAATCTTTGCACTATCCTTTTTCTTGCCTCGTACCTGTCAAGCCCTGCAAACTCTCCCCCATTTTCGTTGATCCTTGCAAACTCATCCATTATCTGCACCACCTCAAGTCCGTGGGTTTTGCCTATCTCAAAGTCCAGCGGGTCGTGAGCTGGAGTGATTTTTACTGCTCCTGTTCCAAATTCGGGCTTTACCCTCTCGTCCGCTATTATGGGTATTACTCTATTTACGAAGGGAAGTCTAACTTTTTTACCTATAAGAGACTTATACCTTTCGTCTTCTGGATGGACTGCTACCGCAGTGTCTCCAAGCATAGTTTCTGGTCTTGTGGTTGCAACGGTTATTAAACCTTCCTCTCCTTCCAACGGATACCTTATGTAATAGAGCTTTCCCTCTTCCTCTTCGTGCTCTACCTCCAGGTCCGAAAGGGCAGTAAGGTCCTTAGGACACCAATTTACTATGTACTCCCCCCTGTATATTAAACCTTCCTCGTAGAGCCTTTTAAAGGCATATCTAACAAGCCTTGAAAAGCCTTCATCTAAGGTAAATCTTTCTCTTTTCCAATCTACGCTTGCGCCAAGTTTTATAAGTTGGTCCCTTATGCTGTTTCTTGACTGAGGCACCCATTCCCACACCCTCTTTAAAAACTCCTCCCTTCCCATTTCAAGCCTGTTTTTCCCTTCCTCCTGCACCTTTTTATCCACCACGTATTGCGTAGCTATGCCCGCATGGTCAAACCCCGGAACCCAAACCACATCTTTGCCAAGCATTCTCTGCCATCTACAGACTATGTCCTGAAGGGTAATGTTAAGAGCATGCCCCATGTGAAGGGATCCAGTTACATTAGGTGGTGGAATGACAACCGAAAATCTATCCTTTGGATTTGGCTTTGGACAGTGATATATGGCAGAAGATAGCCACCTTTGGGAGTGTTTGCTTTCAACTTCTAAGTGATTGTATTCTTTGATGTCTTTCATAAAAAGAAAATTATAACCTTATTCAAAGAGCTCCACAGTTCCAGTATCTACTATCTTCCCCCTCATGGTCTTTCCAGCTTGGGTTTTAACCCTCACCGTCTTACCCACTTCCCCACCGTCTAAGGCTGTGCCATAGGTTGTTATTTCCAAGTTTCCACTGCGGAGTATGAGCTTTACCACATCACCTCTTTTGACTGCGGGCAAGGGCTTGATTATAGACCTTCTAAGAATGGAGCCTCTTGGTATGTAAGTGCTTGTTTGATACTTTTCCAACTCTTCTTTGTTCAACCTAAAGTCGTTGGGAATACTTCTTAGCCACCTTTCCTCTTCCGCAAAAAGCTCCTCAGATAATACTGTTCCCTTTGGTATATCCTGCTTTGCTACAAGAAACTTTGCCTTCCAATAAACTTCTAATATGGCACTCAACCTTTTCTGTCCAAAATCAAGATAAGCCAGAGCTCTTGCCCTTCCATACTCCATATCCAGTTCTACCTTTGGAGTTCCCTCCAGCCCACCCTTCCAATCAAGAATCTTTATCCTTTCAACTCTTACGCTATCGCCAAACCTTTCCCTTACAGCATCCCCTATAAGACTTTTAAGTCTATCCTCCGTCCAAGAGAAGCAAAGGGAAAACGCTAAGAATATACTAAGTGCTATCCACATCCATCAGCATTAGCCTTCTTATAAGCGTTGCAGGTTCTACTTCCTTTGGACAGACGTTGTTGCACTTATTGCAGGAAAGGCAATGATAAAGCCTTCCCGAAAGGGCTTGAAGCTTTCTAAGTTGTTTTTTACTTTCTCTTGGGTCCAAAGAAAATCTGTAAAACTTAGCAAAGAGTAATGGGCCGGCGTAATCTTCTTCCAAAACTTGAGGACAGTAAGAGTGGCATGCACCACAGAGGATGCAATCAGCGGAACTTTCTATACTTTTGCTGATCTCCGGGTCTATGTTTATATTCTTCTTGTTTTCTGAAATCCAAAGGGAAAGCTCCTTCATCTTCTTTGGAATAACTTCGTGATCTACCACCAGATCTTTGATTACCTTAAAGTTTTTTAAAGGCTCAATCAGAACCTCCTCCCCGTCCAAGAGGTAGGGTAGAACTTGCTCTTTACATGCAAGCTTGGGAAAGCCGTTTATGTATATGGCACAGGTGCCACATATGCCAGCCCTACAAAAA
Coding sequences within it:
- the flgA gene encoding flagellar basal body P-ring formation chaperone FlgA: MWIALSIFLAFSLCFSWTEDRLKSLIGDAVRERFGDSVRVERIKILDWKGGLEGTPKVELDMEYGRARALAYLDFGQKRLSAILEVYWKAKFLVAKQDIPKGTVLSEELFAEEERWLRSIPNDFRLNKEELEKYQTSTYIPRGSILRRSIIKPLPAVKRGDVVKLILRSGNLEITTYGTALDGGEVGKTVRVKTQAGKTMRGKIVDTGTVELFE
- a CDS encoding succinate dehydrogenase/fumarate reductase iron-sulfur subunit; amino-acid sequence: MQLKLRIRRQQGNKSWYESFSVPYEEGMTFLSALQKVKETQDETLTFRHFCRAGICGTCAIYINGFPKLACKEQVLPYLLDGEEVLIEPLKNFKVIKDLVVDHEVIPKKMKELSLWISENKKNINIDPEISKSIESSADCILCGACHSYCPQVLEEDYAGPLLFAKFYRFSLDPRESKKQLRKLQALSGRLYHCLSCNKCNNVCPKEVEPATLIRRLMLMDVDST